The following coding sequences are from one Pseudomonas mendocina window:
- the radA gene encoding DNA repair protein RadA codes for MAKAKRMYGCTECGATFPKWAGQCGECGAWNTLVETVVEGATPSGRTGWAGDKANIKTLAEVSVEEIPRFSTASGELDRVLGGGLVDGSVVLIGGDPGIGKSTILLQTLCNIAQRFPALYVTGEESQQQVAMRARRLDLPQDKLKVMTETCIETIIATARQEKPKVMVIDSIQTIFTEQLQSAPGGVAQVRESAALLVRFAKQSGTAIFLVGHVTKEGALAGPRVLEHMVDTVLYFEGESDGRLRLLRAVKNRFGAVNELGVFGMTDKGLKEVSNPSAIFLTRAQEAVPGSVVMATWEGSRPMLVEVQALVDTSHLANPRRVTLGLDQNRLAMLLAVLHRHGGIPTYDQDVFLNVVGGVKVLETASDLALMAAVISSLRNRPLEHDLLVFGEIGLSGEIRPVPSGQERLKEAAKHGFKRAIVPKGNAPKESPAGLQVIPVTRLEQALDALFE; via the coding sequence ATGGCCAAGGCTAAACGCATGTACGGCTGCACCGAGTGCGGCGCCACCTTTCCCAAATGGGCTGGGCAGTGTGGCGAGTGTGGCGCCTGGAACACCCTGGTGGAAACCGTGGTCGAGGGCGCTACGCCCAGCGGGCGCACCGGTTGGGCCGGCGACAAGGCCAATATCAAGACCCTGGCCGAGGTCAGCGTCGAGGAGATTCCGCGCTTTTCCACCGCCTCCGGCGAGCTGGATCGTGTGCTCGGCGGCGGCCTGGTCGATGGCTCGGTGGTGCTGATCGGCGGCGATCCGGGCATCGGCAAGTCGACCATCCTCCTGCAGACCCTGTGCAACATCGCCCAGCGCTTTCCGGCCTTGTACGTCACCGGTGAGGAATCGCAGCAGCAGGTGGCCATGCGTGCACGGCGCCTGGACTTGCCGCAGGACAAGCTCAAGGTGATGACCGAAACCTGCATCGAGACGATCATCGCCACCGCGCGGCAGGAAAAACCCAAGGTGATGGTGATCGACTCGATCCAGACCATCTTCACCGAGCAACTGCAATCGGCCCCGGGCGGCGTCGCCCAGGTGCGCGAGAGCGCGGCGCTGTTGGTGCGTTTCGCCAAGCAGAGCGGCACGGCGATCTTCCTGGTCGGCCACGTCACCAAGGAAGGCGCGCTGGCCGGCCCGCGCGTGTTGGAGCACATGGTCGACACGGTGCTGTATTTCGAGGGCGAGTCCGATGGTCGCCTGCGCTTGCTGCGGGCGGTGAAGAACCGCTTCGGCGCGGTCAACGAGCTGGGCGTGTTCGGCATGACCGACAAGGGCCTCAAGGAGGTTTCCAACCCCTCGGCGATCTTCCTCACCCGCGCTCAGGAGGCAGTGCCCGGCAGTGTGGTGATGGCCACCTGGGAAGGCTCGCGGCCGATGCTGGTGGAGGTGCAGGCGTTGGTCGACACCAGCCACCTGGCGAATCCGCGCCGGGTCACCCTGGGCCTGGATCAGAACCGCCTGGCCATGCTCCTGGCCGTGCTGCATCGCCACGGCGGTATCCCGACCTATGACCAGGATGTGTTCCTCAACGTGGTCGGCGGGGTCAAGGTGCTGGAGACGGCGTCCGACCTGGCGCTGATGGCGGCGGTGATCTCCAGCCTGCGCAACCGGCCGCTGGAGCATGACCTGCTGGTGTTCGGCGAGATCGGCCTGTCCGGCGAGATCCGTCCGGTGCCGAGTGGCCAGGAACGTTTGAAGGAGGCCGCCAAGCACGGCTTCAAGCGCGCCATCGTGCCCAAGGGCAATGCGCCGAAGGAGTCTCCAGCGGGGTTGCAGGTCATCCCGGTGACACGCCTGGAACAGGCGCTGGATGCGCTGTTCGAGTAG
- a CDS encoding sulfotransferase domain-containing protein: protein MSAFIWLASYPKSGNTWVRAFLSSVKQDGRPIDINKLDIVTQPSSRYFLDDLLGIATADLTQEEILSARPVAMSTYSRLVKGVSLHKVHDAWVRNSEGLPLFPPELTHSSIYIVRDPRDVAISFAHHLGQSVDYAIKRMATPDSALGHSATKFTPNTSQPLLTWSQHVESWLDQAHPSPLLVRYEDMLADPVQQGARIAHHAGLDKTIEIYEQAALNTRFSELKKQETQNGFKETMAPGRHFFRSGKAGGWKEVLTPAQVAQIEHDHGQVMRRLGYL from the coding sequence ATGAGTGCTTTTATCTGGCTGGCGTCTTATCCCAAATCCGGCAATACCTGGGTAAGGGCCTTTCTGAGTAGTGTCAAACAAGATGGCCGCCCCATAGATATCAATAAGTTGGATATCGTAACGCAACCCTCGTCTCGCTATTTTCTGGATGACTTGCTCGGCATAGCTACGGCAGATCTAACACAGGAAGAGATATTGTCAGCACGACCTGTGGCCATGTCCACCTACAGTCGCCTAGTCAAGGGCGTAAGCCTGCACAAGGTTCACGATGCCTGGGTACGTAATTCAGAAGGGCTGCCACTTTTCCCTCCGGAGCTGACCCACTCCAGTATCTATATCGTGCGTGACCCACGTGACGTGGCCATCTCCTTTGCCCATCACCTCGGACAATCCGTTGATTACGCCATAAAACGCATGGCCACTCCCGACTCAGCTCTAGGTCACAGCGCTACGAAGTTCACACCCAATACAAGCCAACCACTTCTCACCTGGAGTCAACACGTGGAAAGCTGGCTCGATCAGGCCCATCCCTCTCCACTTCTGGTGCGCTATGAAGACATGCTTGCGGATCCAGTCCAACAGGGGGCGCGTATCGCACATCACGCGGGGCTAGACAAGACAATCGAAATTTACGAACAAGCAGCCCTGAACACTCGCTTCAGCGAATTGAAAAAGCAGGAAACACAGAACGGGTTCAAAGAGACTATGGCGCCAGGTAGGCATTTCTTTCGTTCAGGCAAGGCCGGAGGCTGGAAAGAGGTGCTAACACCTGCACAAGTTGCGCAAATCGAGCACGATCACGGTCAGGTCATGCGACGCCTTGGATATCTCTGA
- a CDS encoding PqqD family protein, with protein sequence MLSLNARVSKRLDQLASEIDGKIVLLGVDSGKYFAFDDISTDIWNRLDSQPLLLDLCSALANDYDADLKTIQADVCKVLTMLAENHLIEIHE encoded by the coding sequence ATGCTTTCACTCAATGCACGAGTCAGCAAGCGACTGGATCAGCTCGCATCAGAAATAGATGGCAAGATCGTCCTACTGGGGGTTGATTCCGGCAAATACTTTGCCTTCGACGATATCAGTACGGACATCTGGAATCGACTCGACAGCCAGCCACTGTTATTAGACTTATGCAGCGCCTTGGCCAATGACTACGATGCTGACCTGAAAACCATACAGGCGGACGTTTGCAAAGTCCTTACCATGCTGGCAGAGAACCACTTGATAGAAATCCACGAATAA
- a CDS encoding phage tail protein, giving the protein MEAYVGQIRLFAGDYAPNDWALCNGATLNIAGNEVLFALISNIYGGDGKTNFKLPDLRGRLPLHIGKGPQTITNYTLGQTAGAETVTITTASFPAHNHIVNATKASATQTSPQGTPLLGKPALGFYMPESAAVFTISSMKDAALEAAYGGGQSHENSMSTIAMNYIICTAGLFPNFQ; this is encoded by the coding sequence ATGGAAGCTTATGTGGGTCAGATTCGCCTATTTGCCGGAGACTACGCCCCGAACGACTGGGCCCTGTGTAATGGAGCAACACTCAACATTGCAGGCAATGAGGTACTGTTCGCCCTGATCAGCAATATTTACGGTGGCGACGGAAAAACCAACTTCAAATTACCCGACCTCCGCGGCAGACTACCTTTGCATATAGGCAAAGGCCCCCAAACCATAACCAACTACACCCTCGGCCAGACGGCAGGCGCTGAGACTGTCACTATTACCACGGCAAGTTTTCCCGCCCATAATCATATCGTCAATGCAACCAAGGCTAGTGCCACACAGACAAGCCCACAGGGCACCCCCCTGCTTGGCAAGCCTGCACTGGGCTTCTACATGCCAGAAAGCGCTGCTGTTTTCACCATCTCATCGATGAAAGATGCAGCTCTGGAGGCAGCTTACGGTGGAGGCCAGAGTCATGAAAACAGCATGTCCACAATTGCAATGAACTACATCATATGCACAGCTGGCCTATTTCCAAACTTCCAATAA
- a CDS encoding phage tail protein, which yields MDPFVGEITLFAFNQTPQGWLPCNGQVLNINQYAALFSLLGTVYGGDGKTTFGIPDLRGRVIVNQGTTAAPAYTMGLAAGLESVTLTTNHIPPHTHRMYAVDLPPANNNPANNMLSQAVTAIYAAANSTPQALASGSMAITGGSQPHENRQPSIALQFCIATVGLYPPRPF from the coding sequence ATGGATCCATTTGTAGGTGAAATTACCCTTTTTGCATTTAACCAAACTCCTCAGGGATGGCTACCGTGCAATGGTCAAGTACTGAACATCAACCAATATGCCGCACTTTTTAGCCTGCTAGGCACGGTTTATGGCGGCGATGGCAAAACCACTTTCGGCATACCCGATCTGCGCGGCAGGGTGATCGTCAATCAAGGCACAACCGCCGCACCGGCCTATACTATGGGGCTGGCAGCAGGGCTCGAAAGTGTCACATTAACGACCAACCATATCCCCCCACACACCCATCGAATGTATGCCGTGGATCTTCCCCCGGCTAACAATAACCCGGCCAACAATATGTTGTCCCAAGCAGTGACTGCTATCTACGCCGCTGCCAACTCCACTCCACAGGCTCTCGCCTCAGGCAGCATGGCAATAACCGGAGGCTCGCAGCCACACGAAAACCGGCAGCCGTCTATTGCGCTGCAGTTTTGTATCGCAACTGTCGGCCTCTACCCCCCGCGCCCCTTCTGA
- a CDS encoding asparagine synthetase B: MSAICGLIQLDKTPNAARRCSIVHAALEPYGRHTQGMWDGLHAALGSRLTRLLPEDQHDHQPLQGGNGRFVLVADVRLDNRAELGHKLNIPSVRLKHMADADVLLTAYEKWEQQLLDHLLGDFAFAIWDKERQSLFIARDQMGKRPLFYHQGNGWFGFASMPAGLLALPEVATAPDEERIRDLLLLLPDTSEHSYFANIKRLLPGHWALLHADGTYHSRRYWEPSTEERIYFKSNDDYVDAFVEKLEEAVRCRLRSTGGIASQLSAGFDSATISSIAARQLAETSQSLHAFTSVPNPAGLPTSSRQVLDEGPLAAQVAALFPNIHHHLVRTDEASIVDMLEKMFRLYNRPAKNVVNLLWDMHIARISATQGATTLLVGDLGNFTISYHGDHVLNSLLRERKISVLLQQLNFQLRGISNRARLHTLYKMLAPSLPGKLQSFLEPTIQRIRGNISLAQGINPTLLADPILQEYCSQLGRYPNMTTRREESRQWRKKVLTRLDSAEYGKGRLALSGVDGRDPTADIRLINYCQSIPVEQFHKNGTNRWLLRRALKRYWPSATINSRTKGKQGADWKYKINKEQHELYRELELFQKQPLACSLLDMSFIQNQLEAFSSSDQSSETQKNFKLLRLIAIGHFIHMAAAKNMLP, from the coding sequence ATGAGCGCTATTTGCGGGCTTATCCAGCTAGACAAGACCCCTAATGCCGCCAGGCGCTGCAGCATCGTTCACGCAGCTCTAGAGCCTTATGGCCGCCACACACAAGGGATGTGGGATGGACTGCATGCAGCGCTGGGCAGTCGTCTTACAAGGCTTCTGCCAGAAGATCAACACGACCATCAACCTCTACAAGGTGGCAATGGAAGATTTGTGCTGGTTGCTGATGTCCGCTTGGATAATCGCGCAGAGCTCGGCCATAAACTGAACATCCCCTCTGTCCGCTTGAAACACATGGCGGATGCCGATGTATTACTGACTGCCTATGAGAAATGGGAGCAACAACTACTCGATCATCTGCTAGGAGATTTTGCCTTCGCTATATGGGATAAAGAGCGGCAAAGCCTCTTTATCGCCCGTGACCAGATGGGCAAGCGCCCTCTTTTCTATCACCAAGGTAATGGCTGGTTTGGCTTTGCTTCCATGCCAGCAGGATTGCTGGCACTACCCGAAGTAGCGACAGCCCCAGATGAAGAGCGGATACGCGATCTATTGCTTCTGCTACCAGATACTTCAGAGCACAGTTACTTTGCGAATATCAAACGCCTGTTGCCCGGCCATTGGGCGCTCCTTCATGCTGACGGCACCTACCATTCCAGACGTTACTGGGAACCATCAACAGAAGAGCGTATTTATTTCAAATCCAATGATGACTATGTCGATGCTTTCGTGGAAAAACTCGAAGAGGCCGTGCGCTGCCGTCTCCGCTCAACAGGTGGTATAGCCAGCCAACTAAGCGCTGGGTTCGATAGCGCCACAATCAGCAGCATAGCGGCTCGTCAACTGGCAGAAACAAGCCAAAGCCTGCATGCATTTACATCCGTGCCCAATCCTGCCGGGCTGCCAACGTCTTCCAGACAAGTATTGGACGAGGGCCCCCTAGCAGCGCAGGTTGCGGCCCTATTCCCCAACATCCACCATCATTTAGTCAGAACCGACGAAGCCAGCATAGTGGATATGCTGGAAAAAATGTTCAGACTCTATAATCGCCCAGCCAAGAATGTAGTGAATTTACTCTGGGATATGCATATTGCCAGAATTTCAGCGACACAAGGAGCAACCACGTTATTAGTTGGCGACTTGGGCAACTTCACCATCAGCTACCATGGCGACCATGTACTCAACTCGCTTCTGCGAGAACGCAAGATATCGGTTTTACTGCAACAGCTTAACTTTCAACTGCGCGGCATCAGTAACCGTGCACGACTGCATACCCTCTACAAGATGCTCGCCCCCTCTCTACCCGGCAAACTTCAGAGTTTCCTTGAACCAACAATACAAAGGATCAGGGGAAACATTTCCCTCGCACAAGGGATCAATCCCACTCTTTTGGCAGACCCAATACTGCAGGAATATTGCAGCCAGCTAGGACGTTACCCCAACATGACTACGCGCCGAGAAGAAAGCAGGCAGTGGCGCAAGAAGGTACTGACCCGACTAGACAGTGCAGAATATGGTAAAGGGCGACTAGCACTTAGCGGAGTTGACGGACGCGACCCCACCGCAGATATACGCCTGATTAACTACTGCCAATCGATTCCAGTAGAACAATTCCATAAAAACGGCACTAATCGTTGGCTACTAAGACGAGCATTAAAACGCTACTGGCCATCCGCAACAATTAACTCCCGCACAAAAGGCAAACAAGGGGCGGACTGGAAATACAAAATAAATAAAGAGCAGCACGAACTTTATCGCGAGCTCGAGTTATTTCAAAAGCAACCACTGGCATGCAGCCTTCTCGACATGTCATTCATTCAGAACCAGTTAGAGGCTTTTTCTTCGTCAGACCAGAGCAGTGAAACCCAAAAAAACTTCAAGCTACTGCGACTTATCGCAATTGGGCATTTTATACATATGGCCGCAGCGAAAAATATGCTCCCATAG
- a CDS encoding ABC transporter substrate-binding protein yields MSTPTVLNLDSGCPALWYSRCPVPTTSGIAQHYRWLHRAFAERGVELQSLRASADARVREAHYNHAHPDMFREGGNVPPIWARASGQDTLVVGITWVDERQVLLVRDDSPLREPSGLPGRRLGLPKHHTRNVDIARTAHLRGLLTALELAEVPREAVAFVDIEGGEFDLRETGQAGAGGDRADLLAALLEGRVDAIYAKGASSVALQAKHGLRALLDINAHPDPLVRVNAGTPRPITVNRDLVQRAPELVSQYLAVLLATADWAREHRDAAVLALAEETASSPESILQGYGESFHLHLRPALSDTYRQGLALQKDFLLREGFLPGDFDVASWIDPAPLAAAEALAGELGWLFRDAR; encoded by the coding sequence ATGAGCACCCCTACCGTTCTCAATCTCGACAGCGGCTGCCCGGCGCTGTGGTACAGCCGCTGCCCGGTGCCGACCACTTCCGGTATCGCCCAGCACTACCGCTGGCTGCATCGCGCCTTCGCCGAGCGCGGCGTCGAGCTGCAGTCGTTGCGCGCCTCTGCGGACGCCCGGGTGCGCGAGGCGCACTACAACCACGCGCATCCGGACATGTTCCGCGAGGGCGGCAACGTGCCGCCGATCTGGGCGCGCGCCAGCGGCCAGGACACCCTGGTGGTTGGCATCACCTGGGTGGACGAGCGCCAGGTGCTGCTGGTCCGCGACGACAGCCCGCTGCGTGAACCGAGCGGCCTGCCGGGCCGGCGCCTGGGGCTGCCCAAGCACCACACGCGCAATGTCGATATCGCCCGTACCGCGCATCTGCGCGGCCTGCTCACGGCCCTCGAACTGGCCGAGGTGCCACGCGAGGCGGTGGCCTTCGTCGATATCGAAGGCGGTGAATTCGACCTGCGCGAAACCGGCCAGGCTGGCGCGGGTGGCGACCGTGCCGATCTGCTCGCGGCACTGCTCGAAGGACGCGTTGATGCCATCTATGCCAAGGGCGCGAGTAGCGTCGCGCTGCAGGCAAAGCATGGTTTGCGCGCCTTGCTCGATATCAATGCCCATCCCGATCCGCTGGTGCGGGTCAACGCCGGCACGCCACGACCGATCACCGTCAACCGCGACCTGGTGCAGCGCGCGCCGGAGCTGGTCAGCCAATACCTGGCCGTGCTCCTGGCCACCGCCGATTGGGCGCGTGAGCACCGTGACGCGGCAGTGCTCGCCCTGGCCGAGGAGACCGCCAGCAGCCCCGAGTCGATCCTCCAGGGCTATGGTGAGAGTTTCCATCTGCACCTGCGCCCGGCGCTGAGCGACACGTATCGGCAGGGCCTGGCGCTGCAGAAGGATTTCCTCCTGCGCGAAGGCTTCCTGCCCGGTGACTTCGATGTCGCCAGCTGGATCGACCCGGCGCCGCTGGCGGCAGCAGAGGCTCTGGCCGGCGAGCTGGGCTGGCTGTTCCGGGACGCGCGATGA
- a CDS encoding MFS transporter: MRGGAFLLPFLSLATLSGATLGMAKLITTLYALELGASAAQIGLIGAAEALGMVLLTLPAGLLIDRFGSRRLYLLASLLPVLLHLAILAWANWLWLAALRLLVGTCVPFRSVAMSGLFLQRLPELGMSKAGWFRGALMVGLLLLGPWLGNWLYSHFGALAFVWVALSFAGMGLWGLRFWRQEASVVSTSRRSGGLPVLLGEPALRHCCLIEWLASATGSLFATFALVLCLEQLHWSQSEAVALLTTQGLVTVLALFGLGRLLAGLAPRTIYLLALPAGCLALWLMGRLDSFAGLLLAAVLLSLAASAVHLANVGRLSRLPLDKGGVSGLFSLAQTLGMLGGSLLGAGLSHWLELRQLFPAWALLLLAGAALIAWSEWRARAGAGETCVAVDRSGL; encoded by the coding sequence ATGAGGGGCGGCGCGTTCCTGCTGCCGTTTCTCTCACTGGCCACGCTCAGTGGCGCCACCCTGGGCATGGCCAAGCTGATCACCACCCTGTACGCCCTGGAGCTGGGCGCGAGCGCCGCGCAGATCGGCCTGATCGGCGCGGCCGAAGCCCTGGGCATGGTGCTGTTGACCCTGCCGGCGGGGCTGCTGATCGACCGTTTCGGCAGTCGTCGGCTGTACCTGCTGGCCAGCTTGCTGCCGGTGTTGCTGCACCTGGCCATTCTGGCCTGGGCGAACTGGCTCTGGCTGGCGGCGCTGCGCCTGCTGGTGGGCACTTGCGTGCCGTTTCGTTCGGTGGCGATGAGTGGGTTGTTCCTGCAACGCCTGCCCGAGTTAGGGATGAGCAAGGCAGGCTGGTTCCGTGGTGCGCTGATGGTTGGCCTGCTGTTGCTGGGGCCGTGGCTGGGCAATTGGCTGTACAGCCACTTCGGTGCACTGGCGTTCGTCTGGGTCGCGCTCAGTTTCGCCGGGATGGGGCTGTGGGGGCTGCGTTTCTGGCGCCAGGAGGCATCGGTGGTCAGCACCAGCCGGCGCTCCGGTGGTTTGCCGGTGTTGCTTGGCGAGCCTGCCTTGCGCCACTGCTGTCTGATCGAGTGGTTGGCCAGTGCAACTGGCAGCCTGTTCGCCACCTTCGCCCTGGTCTTGTGTCTGGAGCAGTTGCACTGGTCGCAGAGCGAAGCCGTGGCGTTGCTGACCACGCAGGGGTTGGTCACGGTGCTGGCGTTGTTTGGCCTTGGCCGATTGTTGGCCGGGCTGGCGCCACGGACGATCTACCTGCTGGCCTTGCCGGCTGGTTGCCTGGCTTTATGGCTGATGGGCCGACTCGATTCCTTCGCTGGCCTGCTGCTGGCGGCAGTGCTGCTCAGCCTGGCGGCTTCGGCGGTGCACCTGGCGAACGTCGGTCGTCTGTCCCGGCTGCCGCTGGACAAGGGCGGCGTTTCCGGTCTGTTCAGCCTGGCGCAAACCCTGGGCATGCTCGGCGGCAGCTTGCTGGGCGCCGGGCTCAGCCACTGGCTCGAACTGCGCCAGTTGTTTCCCGCCTGGGCATTGTTGCTGCTTGCCGGTGCGGCACTGATTGCCTGGTCGGAGTGGCGAGCGCGTGCAGGTGCTGGCGAAACGTGCGTGGCGGTGGATCGCTCTGGTCTGTAA
- a CDS encoding phage tail protein: MDDAFIGEIRIITWNWAPDGWLLCNGQLLNISQYQALFAILGNRFGGSINNNNFKVPDLQGRAVSCYGQGTGLTNHNFGTTYGEDSTTLTSNQIPPHNHALFSGSSSAGPTAYVQTPATDNYIGHVPGTGQKSFVSQTTPEVGMSPSAISSVGNGAPHENRQPFLVMNYIICYDGEYPIHP, translated from the coding sequence ATGGATGATGCATTTATCGGAGAAATCCGGATCATAACCTGGAATTGGGCACCGGACGGGTGGTTGCTGTGCAATGGTCAGCTATTGAACATCTCCCAATATCAGGCACTGTTTGCCATATTGGGTAACCGGTTCGGAGGAAGCATAAACAACAACAACTTCAAGGTACCAGATCTACAAGGTAGGGCCGTTTCCTGTTACGGCCAGGGTACGGGCTTGACCAACCACAACTTCGGTACCACGTACGGGGAGGACAGCACGACCCTGACTAGCAATCAAATTCCACCTCACAACCATGCCTTGTTCAGTGGATCATCGTCAGCAGGCCCTACTGCTTATGTGCAAACTCCTGCAACCGATAACTATATCGGCCATGTACCTGGAACAGGCCAAAAAAGCTTCGTATCGCAAACAACGCCAGAAGTCGGCATGAGCCCGTCTGCAATATCTTCGGTAGGCAATGGTGCTCCGCACGAGAACCGCCAACCGTTTCTCGTGATGAACTACATCATTTGCTACGACGGAGAATATCCAATTCACCCCTAA
- a CDS encoding cache domain-containing protein — protein sequence MQLKHKIVTLSLLPLLLAVTVVGLLVMLQNQRLGEQQAQLIEQSIMSSKKAELRHYVGLALSTIEPLYQSGDDEQTRQQVLDVLQRMNFGSDGYFFVYDEHGRSLMHPRQRELVGRDLWNMTDGRGLPVIQALLKSASEGDGFQPYRWRKPSSGEESEKLAYVVMLDRWGWMLGTGIYLDDVEQAIRQVRSDVTDGLYSTVLTIGVVALIAVLLVYASGLTLNVSEHRLADRKLQQLTQRIVTSQEEERSRVSRELHDGISQQLVSIKFQFELAAQQLDTADARAGATLHRGIQHLAGAIGEVRRISHDLHPSLLDTLGLSSAIGQLASEFAQRSGLTVDYHSDLGDVRPPTGVTVALFRILQEALTNIERHAHASHVEIDLNGMPRRIELRIRDDGVGFDPDHIEHSHGGIGLRNIRERVEHFGGQFRISSQPQRTELHVALRLEPN from the coding sequence ATGCAGCTCAAGCACAAGATCGTCACCCTCAGCCTTCTGCCCCTGCTGCTCGCGGTCACCGTGGTCGGCCTGCTGGTGATGCTGCAGAACCAGCGCCTGGGCGAACAACAGGCGCAGTTGATCGAACAAAGCATCATGAGCAGCAAGAAGGCCGAGCTGCGCCACTACGTAGGTCTCGCCCTCAGCACCATCGAGCCGCTTTACCAGAGTGGCGACGACGAGCAGACCCGCCAGCAAGTGCTCGATGTGCTGCAGCGGATGAACTTCGGCAGCGATGGCTACTTCTTCGTCTATGACGAGCATGGCCGCAGTCTGATGCATCCGCGTCAGCGCGAGCTGGTTGGCCGCGATCTGTGGAACATGACTGACGGCCGCGGTCTGCCAGTGATCCAGGCACTGCTGAAAAGCGCCAGCGAGGGCGATGGTTTCCAGCCCTATCGCTGGCGCAAGCCCTCCAGCGGTGAGGAGTCCGAGAAGCTCGCCTACGTGGTGATGCTCGATCGCTGGGGCTGGATGCTCGGCACCGGCATCTACCTCGATGACGTCGAACAGGCCATCCGCCAGGTACGCAGCGACGTGACCGACGGTCTCTACAGCACCGTACTGACCATTGGTGTGGTGGCGCTGATCGCCGTGCTGCTGGTGTACGCCAGCGGCCTGACCCTCAACGTCAGTGAACACCGCCTGGCCGACCGCAAGCTGCAGCAACTGACCCAACGCATCGTCACCTCGCAAGAGGAGGAACGCTCACGGGTATCACGTGAACTGCATGACGGTATCAGCCAGCAACTGGTATCGATCAAGTTCCAGTTCGAGCTGGCCGCCCAGCAACTCGATACCGCTGACGCTCGCGCCGGCGCCACCCTGCACCGCGGTATCCAGCACCTGGCAGGTGCCATCGGCGAAGTGCGGCGTATTTCCCACGACCTGCATCCTTCCCTGCTGGACACCCTCGGCCTGTCCTCGGCTATCGGTCAACTGGCATCGGAGTTCGCCCAGCGCAGCGGCCTGACCGTCGACTACCATAGTGATCTAGGTGACGTGCGCCCGCCCACCGGGGTGACCGTGGCGCTGTTTCGCATTCTTCAGGAGGCGCTGACCAACATCGAACGGCACGCCCATGCCAGCCATGTGGAAATCGACCTGAACGGTATGCCGCGACGTATCGAGCTGCGCATCCGCGACGACGGTGTCGGCTTCGACCCGGATCACATCGAGCACAGCCACGGCGGTATCGGCCTGCGCAATATCCGCGAACGGGTCGAGCACTTTGGCGGTCAGTTCCGCATCAGCTCCCAACCGCAACGCACCGAACTGCACGTGGCTCTGCGCCTGGAACCCAATTGA
- a CDS encoding response regulator transcription factor produces the protein MDSASIRIALIDDHALVRDGVRALLEMVERFKVVGETGCGKEALTLVERERPDIVVMDIGLKDINGLELTATLKQLHPSLKVLILSMYDNQEYVSQSLRAGASGYVLKDAPSREIVSAIEVLAVGGRFYSSDIAEKLASSEPQQEAELTPRERQVLLMMAQGLNNKAMARELAISVRTVETHRLSIRRKLDIEKPADLMRQAMEHGWSPELDARPE, from the coding sequence ATGGATAGCGCTTCGATCCGCATAGCCCTGATCGACGACCACGCCCTGGTGCGTGACGGCGTGCGCGCGCTGCTGGAAATGGTCGAGCGCTTCAAGGTGGTCGGCGAAACCGGCTGCGGCAAGGAGGCACTGACCCTGGTCGAACGTGAACGCCCCGACATCGTGGTCATGGATATCGGCCTCAAGGACATCAATGGCCTGGAGCTGACTGCCACGCTCAAGCAACTGCACCCATCGCTCAAGGTGCTGATCCTGAGCATGTACGACAATCAGGAATACGTCAGCCAGTCGCTACGCGCCGGCGCCTCGGGTTACGTGCTCAAGGATGCGCCGTCGCGCGAGATCGTTTCGGCCATCGAGGTGCTCGCCGTGGGAGGGCGCTTCTACAGCAGCGACATCGCCGAAAAACTGGCCAGCAGCGAACCGCAGCAAGAGGCCGAACTGACCCCACGCGAACGGCAGGTACTGCTGATGATGGCCCAGGGCCTGAACAACAAGGCCATGGCGCGCGAACTGGCGATCAGCGTGCGCACCGTGGAAACCCACCGCCTGAGCATCCGCCGCAAACTGGATATCGAGAAACCTGCCGACCTGATGCGTCAGGCCATGGAACACGGCTGGTCGCCTGAGCTGGACGCGCGCCCGGAATGA